DNA sequence from the Sneathiella sp. P13V-1 genome:
CCCTTCTCCTTACCAAGTAAAGCGGCAGTTTTTCCATGGATCTTCGGCTTGACCATATTACCCATCGTTACGATACGACGGATGTACTTAGCGATATCGAACTTGATATTCAGTCTGGGCAAATTGTTTGCATCATTGGGCCTTCAGGCTGCGGAAAATCGACGCTTCTCCGGTTCATTGGCGGCCTTGAACAGCCAACTGAAGGAAAGGTCTTTCAAATCGGTGACGCGCCCGAGGATAGTTTAAACCCCCTCACCTACATATTTCAGGACTTCGCGCTTCTACCGTGGCGAACCGTTTCCGGGAATATCAGCTTGGTGTTGGAAGATCATGGGATCAAGGGGAGCGCCGCAGATGACATTATTTCTGATGTCCTGAAACGCACAAAGCTCTCAGATTTCGCGAACGCCCTTCCCAAACAACTCTCCGGCGGAATGAAACAACGTGTTGCCATTGCCCGCGCTCTTGCTGTTCGCCCTGCATGTTTGCTGATGGATGAGCCCCTTTCCGCCCTCGACAGCCAAACACGTGAACTCTTGATGGATGATCTTGTCGATCTATGGCTTAAAGAAAAATACACGGCCGTTTATGTCACTCACAATCTGAATGAAGCCGTTCGCTTGGGCCATAAAGTTGTTGTTCTGTCACGCCGCCCAGGTCGCATCCGGGAAATTGTGGATATCGACATCCCACTTGATCAGCGCCAAGACAATGAAGCCTTGTTGAGCGACAAACAATCCTATCTTTGGGAACTCATGCGCGAAGAAGCCATCGCCGCAGATCAGGAGCTGACGAATGCCTGACACAAAACACTCCAAACCAGTTCCCTATCGGGGTGGTGGCTTTAATCCGCGCCAATCCAGATGGGTTGCGCCAGTTGTTTTTGCGTGTCTACTCACCTTTTGGGAAACAGGGTCCAGACTTGAATGGATCAGCCCCTTGATTCTGCCCGCACCTTCTTCTGCCTTTATAGCCTTTATGGATCTGGCAGAAAGTGGTGATTTGGGAAAACATATTAGCGCGTCATTGCAACGATTGATCATAGGCTGGTTTTTCGGAACCCTCCTTGGTGTCACATTTGGTGTCGCTGCAGGGCTTTTTACCCTTGCTCGCGGGGGGATCGTCCCCTTTGTAGCCGCGATCTTCCCGATCCCAAAAATTGCCCTTCTGCCGTTATTTATTATCTGGTTTGGGATCGGTGAAGAATCGAAGATCGCAACCATTCTGTTTGGTACGTTCTTTCCAACTGTGATTGCTGTTTACGGGGGCGTAGATAACGTTGACCGCGGCCTCATTCGGATGGGTCAGTCTTTTAATCTTAGCTGGTGGTCGATCGTCAGGAAGATCATCTTACCAGGTGCCCTGCCCGCCATGTTATCGGGTTTCAGGATTTCCGCCTCTATCGCCATTATTCTTCTGGTAGCCGCAGAAATGATTGGTGCTGAGTATGGTATTGGCGCCTATATTCTGCTTGCAGGTAACCTGATGGCTATGGATCAGTTAGTGGCTGGCGTGACCATGCTTTCCATTATGGGACTAACCGTCAGCTGGCTTATTGGGCGCGCAGAGAAGTATCTACTGAAATGGCGTGTATAAAACCCGCCACCTCAAATAGTTATTGTCCAATTTTCATCTCTTCCAACAACTCATCTATAAGGGAATAACCTGCCCCCCAACCGCCTTTCATGCCTTCTTTCATTTGGGCAAAGCATTCTATTTCACCAGGTGTCGCATCCACCGGCACCTGAGACAAGGTTACAGATGTTTTGCCTTCTTTTTCGGCAAAAGTAACTGTTGTCAGAAGAATACGCGGCCAATTTGGCATCATGGGGTTTGCAGTCACGTTCCAGTTTTCATCCGCAGAACAATGATGCCAAACAAGTTTTTGTTCAGGCACTATTTCTTTGAAGATCACTTTTTGAAAGTTTGACCCATTTGGAAACTTCATTTCGTTCAGCCATTCCCCATCCGGCTGAAGATCGAATTTGTGGATAACAGTTTCCAGATTTGGGCCATACCATTTTGCCAAATACTCAGCTTCGGTCCACACTTTCCATACCAGCGAAACCGGAGCATCAAAATCCCGCGTAAAACTGAAAACAGGCAAGTCATTCATAGTTTATTCCCCCTCATTTTGTTTCGAGTTCATTTGAATAAGCAGTTCATCAAGTTGGTCGAAACTGGTCCCCCATAACGGTCTGAAATCTACAAGCCAGCCAACCGCAGTTTTCAAGTTCTCAGCCTTCAGTTTAGCGGGACGCCGCTGCTCGTCGATATTCCGCTCAACCAAACCTGCTTTTTCCAAGACTTTTAAATGTTTTGAAATAGCAGGCTGACTAATATCAAAAGGCTCCGCAATTTCGCTTACGGACGCTTCCCCGTTCATAAGACGAGTTAAAATTGCCCGCCTCGTTCCATCCGCCAGAGCATGAAATACAGCATCTAGATTTACAGATGCCTCTACATAACCATTTTGTTCCATAACCATATGGTTATTATTAATTGAAAATTCAGTCAACAAATAAAAAGGCCCTTCTAGTGAAGAGCCTTTTCAAAGAAAGTCGCTGATTAAATCCAGTCTATCTCGTGGTGGAATGTGTAGGCGCCAATTTTATGGTGGATTTCCTTTTCCAACTCTTCATTTTTCCCACCGCTGACTTTAAGGCGGGCGGTTAGGCCAAAGTTTGGATGGTTTTCCATTTCCACATCGATATTGCCGCTACTATTTTCGAAATTCGCAAGCTCTAGCTTTACAACACGTTCTGTAGCCTCCATCCGCAAGGCGGGCTTAAATATTTTACCAACACCTGTAAGCGGCATTTCATCGATGATGTTGATCTCAGCTGGGTTGCCGGCACGCTCAACAATGCGTTCTCTCGCAAATTCTTTCAGCTCATCTTCCGTTACAGACATGCCCGGTTTTAACTGAACATAAGCAATGGGCATCTCACCAGTGTAGTTATCAGG
Encoded proteins:
- a CDS encoding ABC transporter permease, coding for MPDTKHSKPVPYRGGGFNPRQSRWVAPVVFACLLTFWETGSRLEWISPLILPAPSSAFIAFMDLAESGDLGKHISASLQRLIIGWFFGTLLGVTFGVAAGLFTLARGGIVPFVAAIFPIPKIALLPLFIIWFGIGEESKIATILFGTFFPTVIAVYGGVDNVDRGLIRMGQSFNLSWWSIVRKIILPGALPAMLSGFRISASIAIILLVAAEMIGAEYGIGAYILLAGNLMAMDQLVAGVTMLSIMGLTVSWLIGRAEKYLLKWRV
- a CDS encoding ABC transporter ATP-binding protein: MDLRLDHITHRYDTTDVLSDIELDIQSGQIVCIIGPSGCGKSTLLRFIGGLEQPTEGKVFQIGDAPEDSLNPLTYIFQDFALLPWRTVSGNISLVLEDHGIKGSAADDIISDVLKRTKLSDFANALPKQLSGGMKQRVAIARALAVRPACLLMDEPLSALDSQTRELLMDDLVDLWLKEKYTAVYVTHNLNEAVRLGHKVVVLSRRPGRIREIVDIDIPLDQRQDNEALLSDKQSYLWELMREEAIAADQELTNA
- a CDS encoding SRPBCC family protein → MNDLPVFSFTRDFDAPVSLVWKVWTEAEYLAKWYGPNLETVIHKFDLQPDGEWLNEMKFPNGSNFQKVIFKEIVPEQKLVWHHCSADENWNVTANPMMPNWPRILLTTVTFAEKEGKTSVTLSQVPVDATPGEIECFAQMKEGMKGGWGAGYSLIDELLEEMKIGQ
- a CDS encoding ArsR/SmtB family transcription factor, which produces MLTEFSINNNHMVMEQNGYVEASVNLDAVFHALADGTRRAILTRLMNGEASVSEIAEPFDISQPAISKHLKVLEKAGLVERNIDEQRRPAKLKAENLKTAVGWLVDFRPLWGTSFDQLDELLIQMNSKQNEGE